ACTGAAAAAGGAACTGCCGGTGCTGATGGGCGTTACCCTGCTGGCCGCCTGGCAGCTGTGGGATGGCGAGCTGAGCCGGATGGACGCGGTAGTGTTGCTGGTGGTGTTCTTCGCGCTGATGGGCTGGAGTATTTATCAGGGCATGCAGGGTAAGGACGATGCCCTGGGCGCAGAGGTGGACAGCGAGCTGCTGGAACATCCGATGCCACTGAAAAGCGCCTTGCTGTGGCTGCTGGTGGGGCTGGTGCTACTGATCATCAGCTCACGCTTTCTGGTATGGGGCGCGGTGGAAATTGCCCATGCCTTCGGCGTCAGTGATCTGATTATCGGCCTGACCATCGTGGCCGTGGGTACCTCACTGCCGGAGCTGGCGTCGTCACTGATGGCTATTCGCAAGAACGAGCATGATCTGGCCCTGGGCAACGTGATCGGCTCCAACCTGTTCAACACCCTGGCGGTCGTGGGTATCGCGGCAGCCATTCACCCGCTGGCGGTCGATCACACCGTGCTGCTGCGCGACTGGACGCTGATGGCCGTGCTGACAGCATCGCTGTTTGTGCTCGGTTACGGCTTCAAAGGCAAACAGGGGCGGATCAACCGGGTGGAGGGCGCTCTGCTGATGGCCGTCTATCTGGGTTATAGCGGCTATCTGGCCTACACCGTGATCAGCGCCTGAGTTTCTCTTCAGGAGCCGAGGCGTCATCACTCCCTGACCAGCCACTGCTGCAGCACCGACCAGCGGCAGCAGTGGTGATCCTCCCCGGGGATCACCGTCAGCTCAATAGGTATCGCGGCCAGCGCCGATGTCAGCGTGGCCAACGGGACGTTGTCATCCCGCTGCCCCAGTACCAGCACACGTCTGACGCCGTCCCGCCACTGCCGCTGTGTGGCAGGGTTGATCGAATCGGTCAGCAGGGAATAGTCATGGGCGCGACTCCAGGCATCAATATCCAGCGGTGCCGCAATGGCCAGTACTGACGTCACTGCGGGCACCCTTTCCGCCACCAGCACCGCCAGCACCCCACCACCGGAATAACCCACCAGCTTGACCTGCCGCGGCGGTACAGGCTGCTGTGCCAGCCAGCCTTGCAGCGCCACAGCCATGCGCGCCACGACCTCTTCACTGTACCGCCCCAGTGTCCACAGACGAGCAGAGCAAGGCGGGCTGGCATCGGTATTGAAATAACAGGGGCGCCCCAGATACAGCGCACCGTCCTTATCCTGCAGTAACCAGTCCAGCGCGGGAGTACGATCAGGGGTCGGGTCGGCAGACACATAACGACCATGGGCCAGCCAGGGTCGCCCGTCGCCCTCGATATAGATATGCAGCACCGCCGGATCACGTGGCGTGCGCTGAAAACTCTGCAAATGAAAGGGGGTGGCAGTGAGCACTTCACTGCGCAACCCACCGGCAATGGCACGCTGTTTTGCCTGTTCGGCCAGACTGGCACAGCCAGTGAGGCCGAACAGACACCCCAGCACCAGCAGC
This Pokkaliibacter sp. MBI-7 DNA region includes the following protein-coding sequences:
- a CDS encoding calcium/sodium antiporter gives rise to the protein MLLALLAILGGLAVLVWSADKFVDGAAATARHFGMPPLLIGMVIIGFGTSAPEMVVSALAASDGNPGLALGNAYGSNITNIALILGLVAIISPIAVHSQVLKKELPVLMGVTLLAAWQLWDGELSRMDAVVLLVVFFALMGWSIYQGMQGKDDALGAEVDSELLEHPMPLKSALLWLLVGLVLLIISSRFLVWGAVEIAHAFGVSDLIIGLTIVAVGTSLPELASSLMAIRKNEHDLALGNVIGSNLFNTLAVVGIAAAIHPLAVDHTVLLRDWTLMAVLTASLFVLGYGFKGKQGRINRVEGALLMAVYLGYSGYLAYTVISA